A section of the Bacillus horti genome encodes:
- a CDS encoding helix-turn-helix domain-containing protein, giving the protein MENRHTSSALGEFIKSRRYRLQPEEAGIKSFPGRRRTPGLRREEVAYLANVSVTYYTWLEQGRERNPSLEVLSHISQALQLDEDERKHLFDLATHNPVSTSKTPKPEEADASFLQSLVNQLRYPSFIANEVADLIAWNRGAELVVADFGRLPESERNMVMLSFLDSEYRKRLVNWEDFARYMTALTRASFDRHKDNPSYTERLDRLKRNSEDFVRLWDQHEIRQKSTIPIRYRLPGGQELAFTLHCAPIDNDPGLQWCFFVPTPSSGTEERLALLLAQDSKLSAQS; this is encoded by the coding sequence ATGGAAAATCGTCATACTTCATCCGCATTGGGAGAATTCATTAAATCGCGTCGATATCGGCTTCAGCCTGAAGAAGCAGGGATCAAGTCATTCCCTGGGCGAAGGCGTACCCCAGGACTTCGAAGGGAAGAAGTCGCCTATCTGGCCAATGTGAGTGTAACTTACTATACCTGGTTGGAGCAGGGCAGAGAGAGAAACCCTTCCCTTGAGGTGTTGTCCCATATCAGCCAAGCACTCCAACTGGACGAGGACGAGCGGAAGCACTTGTTCGACCTAGCCACACACAATCCAGTTAGTACCAGTAAGACACCGAAACCAGAAGAAGCCGATGCCAGTTTTCTACAAAGCCTTGTAAATCAATTGCGTTATCCTTCTTTTATCGCGAATGAGGTTGCCGATTTGATTGCCTGGAATCGGGGGGCAGAGCTCGTTGTTGCGGATTTCGGCCGCCTACCGGAAAGTGAACGAAACATGGTGATGCTGTCGTTTCTGGATTCGGAGTACCGAAAAAGGTTGGTCAATTGGGAAGACTTTGCTCGTTACATGACGGCATTGACCCGGGCAAGCTTCGATCGCCACAAAGACAACCCGTCGTACACGGAACGATTGGACCGTTTGAAACGGAACAGTGAGGACTTCGTACGTTTGTGGGATCAGCATGAAATTAGGCAAAAAAGCACGATCCCGATTCGTTATCGCCTTCCCGGCGGACAAGAGCTGGCGTTTACACTCCATTGTGCACCCATCGACAACGATCCTGGACTGCAATGGTGCTTTTTTGTTCCGACTCCAAGTTCGGGCACAGAGGAGAGACTGGCACTCCTGCTGGCACAAGACAGCAAATTGTCAGCGCAATCTTAG